The following proteins come from a genomic window of Streptomyces sp. NBC_00539:
- a CDS encoding GNAT family N-acetyltransferase: protein MVLEIRRADQSDRDAVARLLDEAFRDDPVSSWVFPDPAHRAAVHGKFLGVFVDVALAEGRIDYAADGSAAALWLRVPAGDHEGEAAEDDVPARMRAVADPDNERCELVGRLTGEVHPTAEEHEYLLMIAVAPGRQGEGLGTELMRPVLERCDREGVPAYLEASSERSKALYERLGWQFTGSAVRLPDGPLMWPMWRKPQP, encoded by the coding sequence GTGGTGCTGGAGATACGTAGGGCGGATCAGTCGGACCGGGACGCCGTGGCCCGGCTGCTGGACGAGGCGTTCCGCGACGACCCGGTGAGCAGCTGGGTCTTCCCCGACCCGGCGCACCGGGCGGCGGTGCACGGCAAGTTCCTCGGCGTGTTCGTGGACGTGGCGCTGGCGGAGGGCCGGATCGACTACGCGGCCGACGGCTCGGCGGCGGCGCTGTGGCTGCGGGTCCCGGCCGGGGACCACGAGGGGGAGGCGGCCGAGGACGACGTCCCGGCCAGGATGCGCGCGGTGGCCGACCCGGACAACGAGCGCTGCGAGCTGGTCGGCCGGCTGACGGGCGAGGTGCACCCCACCGCCGAGGAGCACGAGTACCTGCTGATGATCGCGGTGGCGCCGGGACGGCAGGGCGAGGGCCTGGGTACGGAGCTGATGCGGCCGGTGCTGGAACGGTGCGACCGCGAGGGCGTGCCGGCGTACCTGGAGGCCAGCAGCGAGCGGAGCAAGGCGCTGTACGAGCGGCTCGGGTGGCAGTTCACGGGCTCGGCGGTGCGGCTGCCCGACGGGCCGCTGATGTGGCCGATGTGGCGCAAGCCGCAGCCGTGA
- a CDS encoding family 2B encapsulin nanocompartment shell protein has product MSVQAGSESEAQTQSPQRSLGTSAARNLATTTKSAPQMQEITSRWLLKMLPWVSVQGGTYRVNRRLSYSVGNGIVEFIKTGTQVQVIPAELGELPLLRDYEDLDVLTELAARCQQVDFAPGQELTSFGSPSDKVFLLAHGRIEQVGPGPYGEDAVLRTVADGAFFGEDALVDEEAIWEYTARAVTSGTALVLTRQDFQLLADRVDSLRAHVDTQRSLPPQRTNKHGEAAIELSSGHQGEAVLPGTFVDYEARPREYELSIAQTVLRVHTRVADLYNQPMNQTEQQLRLTVEALRERQEHEMVNNPDFGLLHNADYDQRIQPHDGAPSPDDMDQLLSMRRDSNLFLAHPKAIAAFGRECNKRGLYPEAVDIGGHRVPSWRGVPIFPCSKIPISDARTTSILCMRTGEDASGVIGLHQPGIPDEIEPSMSVRFMGISEQAIISYLVTAYFSAAVLVPDALGILENVEIGRWR; this is encoded by the coding sequence ATGTCGGTCCAGGCAGGTTCCGAGTCCGAGGCCCAGACGCAGAGCCCCCAGCGGAGTCTCGGCACCTCGGCCGCGCGGAACTTGGCAACCACGACCAAGTCCGCGCCGCAGATGCAGGAGATCACCTCACGGTGGCTGCTGAAGATGCTCCCGTGGGTGTCGGTGCAGGGCGGCACGTACCGTGTCAACCGCCGGCTGAGCTACTCCGTCGGCAACGGCATCGTGGAGTTCATCAAGACCGGCACCCAGGTCCAGGTGATCCCGGCCGAGCTCGGCGAATTGCCGCTCCTGCGCGACTACGAGGACCTCGACGTCCTCACCGAACTCGCCGCCCGCTGCCAGCAGGTCGACTTCGCGCCCGGCCAGGAGCTGACTTCCTTCGGCAGCCCCTCCGACAAGGTCTTCCTCCTCGCCCACGGCCGCATCGAACAGGTCGGCCCCGGCCCCTACGGCGAGGACGCGGTGCTGCGCACCGTCGCCGACGGCGCCTTCTTCGGCGAGGACGCCCTCGTCGACGAGGAGGCGATCTGGGAGTACACGGCAAGGGCGGTCACCTCCGGAACCGCGCTCGTCCTGACCCGCCAGGACTTCCAGCTCCTCGCCGACCGCGTCGACTCCCTGCGCGCGCACGTGGACACGCAGCGCTCGCTGCCGCCCCAGCGGACCAACAAGCACGGCGAAGCCGCGATCGAGCTCTCCTCCGGCCACCAGGGCGAAGCCGTCCTCCCCGGCACGTTCGTGGACTACGAGGCGCGCCCGCGCGAGTACGAACTCTCCATCGCACAAACGGTTCTCCGGGTCCACACGCGCGTCGCCGACCTGTACAACCAGCCGATGAACCAGACCGAGCAGCAGTTGCGGCTCACGGTCGAGGCGCTGCGCGAGCGCCAGGAGCACGAGATGGTCAACAACCCCGACTTCGGTCTGCTCCACAACGCCGACTACGACCAGCGCATCCAGCCGCACGACGGCGCGCCCAGCCCGGACGACATGGACCAGCTGCTCAGCATGCGGCGCGACTCCAACCTCTTCCTCGCCCACCCCAAGGCCATCGCGGCCTTCGGACGCGAGTGCAACAAGCGCGGCCTCTACCCCGAGGCGGTCGACATCGGCGGCCACCGCGTACCGTCCTGGCGCGGAGTACCGATCTTCCCGTGCAGCAAGATCCCGATCAGCGACGCCCGTACGACCTCGATCCTGTGCATGCGCACCGGCGAGGACGCCTCCGGTGTGATCGGCCTCCACCAGCCGGGCATCCCGGACGAGATCGAGCCGAGCATGTCGGTGCGGTTCATGGGGATCAGCGAGCAGGCGATCATCTCCTACCTCGTGACCGCCTACTTCTCCGCCGCGGTCCTGGTGCCGGACGCGCTCGGCATCCTGGAGAACGTCGAGATCGGCCGCTGGCGCTGA
- the snpA gene encoding snapalysin — protein sequence MRHSRTAVPAATAGLVLAAALAGIAPTASAAPAPSGNPASYAAYEHSQENQAANRAFFDAVQRSVAEQRAANPGIQSVTVTYNTRNAPSFRTVIARSTQIWNGSVSNVKLQEVSSGGNFSYREGNDSRGSYASTDGHGRGYIFLDYAQNQQYDSTRVTAHETGHVLGLPDHYSGPCSELMSGGGPGTSCTNPYPNSTERSRVNQLWANGLVASGLGTKS from the coding sequence ATGCGCCACTCCCGCACGGCCGTTCCGGCCGCCACCGCAGGTCTCGTACTGGCCGCCGCCCTGGCCGGTATCGCCCCCACCGCCAGCGCCGCCCCGGCCCCGTCCGGCAACCCCGCGAGTTACGCCGCCTACGAGCACTCGCAGGAGAACCAGGCCGCCAACCGCGCCTTCTTCGACGCCGTCCAGCGCTCGGTGGCGGAGCAGCGCGCCGCCAACCCCGGCATCCAGTCCGTCACCGTCACCTACAACACGCGCAACGCGCCCAGCTTCCGTACCGTGATAGCCCGTTCCACGCAGATCTGGAACGGCTCGGTGTCCAACGTCAAGCTCCAGGAGGTGTCCTCGGGCGGGAACTTCTCCTACCGCGAGGGCAACGACTCACGGGGTTCCTACGCGAGCACCGACGGCCACGGCCGCGGCTACATCTTCCTCGACTACGCGCAGAACCAGCAGTACGACTCCACCCGGGTGACCGCCCACGAGACCGGACACGTGCTGGGTCTGCCGGACCACTACTCGGGCCCGTGCAGCGAGCTGATGTCGGGCGGCGGGCCGGGCACCTCGTGCACCAACCCCTACCCGAACTCCACCGAGCGCTCCCGGGTGAACCAGCTGTGGGCGAACGGCCTGGTCGCCTCGGGCCTGGGCACCAAGAGCTGA
- a CDS encoding family 2 encapsulin nanocompartment cargo protein polyprenyl transferase — MATTGAVTTGEGQEAAALLERTRETVNPRLRRTVELLPGSMRRVAMYHFGWEHADGTPAAGNPGKAIRPALVLAATRALRGPGDGEAEDAVRAAVAVELAHNFTLLHDDIIDKDVRRRGRATAWTVFGIPDALITGDAMMALALKQLAEDPHPASAAAAARLAACVIELCAGQQADCAFEARPDVSLDECLTMATAKTGALLGCACALGALYAGAGPDEVDAMDGFGREAGLAFQLIDDLIGIWGDPGHTGKPAGADLIARKKSLPVVAALTSGTTAGAELAELYAGPMTGDDVRRAADAVERAGGRDWAQAHAADRMGRAVQQLSRAVPDHGAAGGLLALAEFVTRRTR; from the coding sequence ATGGCGACGACCGGTGCGGTCACCACGGGCGAGGGCCAGGAAGCGGCGGCCCTGCTGGAACGGACGAGGGAGACGGTCAACCCGCGACTGCGCCGGACGGTCGAGCTCCTGCCCGGCTCCATGCGGCGCGTGGCGATGTACCACTTCGGATGGGAGCACGCGGACGGCACCCCCGCCGCGGGCAACCCGGGCAAGGCCATCCGCCCGGCCCTGGTCCTCGCGGCGACGCGGGCCCTGCGCGGGCCGGGCGACGGGGAGGCGGAGGACGCCGTACGCGCTGCGGTGGCCGTGGAACTCGCGCACAACTTCACGCTCCTGCACGACGACATCATCGACAAGGACGTCAGGAGGCGGGGCCGCGCCACGGCCTGGACCGTCTTCGGCATACCGGACGCGCTCATCACGGGCGACGCCATGATGGCGCTCGCGCTGAAACAGCTGGCGGAGGACCCGCACCCCGCCTCGGCGGCGGCCGCCGCCCGGCTCGCGGCCTGCGTCATCGAGCTGTGCGCGGGGCAGCAGGCGGACTGCGCCTTCGAAGCGCGGCCGGACGTCTCGCTCGACGAGTGCCTGACGATGGCCACCGCCAAGACCGGAGCCCTGCTGGGGTGCGCCTGCGCGCTGGGCGCCCTGTACGCGGGGGCCGGTCCGGACGAGGTCGACGCGATGGACGGCTTCGGCAGGGAGGCCGGGCTGGCCTTCCAGCTGATCGACGACCTGATCGGCATCTGGGGCGACCCCGGGCACACCGGCAAGCCCGCCGGGGCGGACCTGATCGCCCGCAAGAAGTCCCTCCCGGTCGTGGCCGCCCTCACCTCGGGCACGACGGCCGGGGCGGAGCTGGCCGAGCTGTACGCCGGCCCGATGACCGGGGACGACGTGCGCAGGGCCGCCGACGCGGTGGAGCGGGCGGGCGGCCGCGACTGGGCGCAGGCCCACGCGGCGGACCGGATGGGACGGGCGGTGCAGCAGCTGTCGCGGGCCGTACCGGACCACGGGGCGGCGGGCGGCCTGCTGGCGCTGGCGGAGTTCGTCACGCGCCGCACCCGGTGA
- a CDS encoding LysR family transcriptional regulator, whose translation MELEVRHLRALCAIADAGSLHKAARQLGVSQPSLTTQLRRIERALEGELFLRERTGCRPTPFGRTVLGRARPLLAEMAALVADARAVARGPRLRIGSTASRALPGWLRRLHRRSPETETSLVVDVSANALLRMVDAGQLDVAFVHEVEGCPLRVPPGLELRVLMEREPQFVSMSRDHPAARRPVVELRELAADRWTVDPSVDGEWDGLRRVFAGAGVDPPVLHADYHTATSLIISGEAVAPCQPTSGPRDDMAIRPLSGDPLAVRLLLASRPGAHAEVYEDLRAAYREAALRTPPYRAWLHHHASPLLAA comes from the coding sequence ATGGAGCTTGAGGTCAGGCATCTGCGCGCACTGTGCGCCATCGCCGACGCCGGCAGCCTGCACAAGGCCGCGCGGCAGCTCGGCGTGAGCCAGCCCTCGCTGACCACTCAGCTCCGCCGGATCGAACGGGCCCTGGAGGGCGAGCTGTTCCTCCGCGAACGGACCGGCTGCCGGCCCACGCCGTTCGGGCGCACCGTACTGGGGCGGGCGCGCCCGCTGCTGGCCGAGATGGCCGCCCTGGTGGCCGACGCCCGCGCGGTGGCCCGCGGGCCGCGCCTGCGGATCGGCTCCACGGCGAGCCGGGCGCTGCCCGGGTGGCTGCGCCGGCTGCACCGGCGCTCGCCCGAGACGGAGACCTCGCTGGTGGTCGACGTGTCGGCCAACGCCCTGCTGCGGATGGTGGACGCGGGGCAACTGGACGTGGCGTTCGTGCACGAGGTCGAGGGGTGTCCGCTGCGGGTGCCGCCGGGGCTGGAACTGCGCGTGCTGATGGAGCGGGAGCCGCAGTTCGTGTCCATGTCCCGGGACCATCCCGCCGCGCGGCGGCCGGTGGTGGAGTTACGGGAACTCGCCGCCGACCGCTGGACGGTCGACCCGTCGGTGGACGGCGAGTGGGACGGCCTGCGGCGGGTCTTCGCCGGCGCCGGCGTGGACCCGCCGGTGCTGCACGCCGATTACCACACCGCGACCTCGCTGATCATCTCCGGCGAGGCCGTCGCCCCCTGCCAGCCCACCTCCGGCCCCCGCGACGACATGGCGATCCGGCCGCTCTCCGGCGACCCGCTCGCCGTACGGCTGCTGCTGGCGAGCCGGCCGGGCGCGCACGCCGAGGTGTACGAGGACCTCCGCGCCGCCTATCGCGAAGCAGCCCTGCGCACCCCGCCCTACCGGGCGTGGCTGCACCACCACGCGAGCCCGCTGCTGGCCGCGTAA
- a CDS encoding DUF4097 family beta strand repeat-containing protein, with the protein MAEQMTWSVAEPQKLTFEQPVTELRVRVVGGTVNVVAADDGPARLEVAEVEGPPLHVVQEGGTLTLSYEDLPWNGSQGFKKWFEGKPWKAWTGSADGRKAWERSATVTLTVPAATLVQLATVSAAAFVSGISGATDVNGVSGDTTLVGLSGRVKANTVSGSVEAQSVNGELAFHSVSGGLTVVDGAGGSVRADSVSGDMLIDLVLDPADTRPVDITLNSVSGQVAIRLPHPADARVEANTATGGVSNAFEDLRITGQWAAKRITGTLGAGTGTLRATTVSGAIALLRRPAAEGPDAPAPLALDKKVL; encoded by the coding sequence ATGGCAGAGCAGATGACGTGGTCCGTCGCCGAACCGCAGAAGCTCACCTTCGAGCAGCCGGTGACCGAACTCCGCGTCCGCGTCGTCGGCGGCACCGTGAACGTCGTCGCCGCAGACGACGGGCCGGCCCGCCTCGAAGTGGCCGAGGTCGAGGGGCCGCCCCTGCACGTCGTACAGGAGGGCGGCACCCTCACCCTCTCCTACGAGGACCTGCCCTGGAACGGTTCCCAGGGCTTCAAGAAGTGGTTCGAGGGCAAGCCCTGGAAGGCCTGGACCGGCTCCGCCGACGGCCGCAAGGCCTGGGAGCGCAGCGCCACCGTCACCCTGACCGTGCCCGCCGCCACCCTCGTCCAGCTGGCCACCGTCAGCGCGGCCGCCTTCGTCTCCGGCATCAGCGGTGCCACCGACGTCAACGGCGTCAGCGGCGACACGACGCTGGTCGGGCTCTCCGGCAGGGTCAAGGCCAACACCGTGTCCGGGAGCGTCGAGGCGCAGTCCGTGAACGGCGAACTCGCCTTCCACTCCGTCTCCGGCGGCCTGACCGTCGTCGACGGCGCGGGCGGCAGCGTCCGGGCCGACTCGGTCAGTGGTGACATGCTCATCGACCTCGTGCTCGACCCGGCCGACACGCGGCCCGTGGACATCACCCTGAACTCCGTCTCCGGACAGGTGGCGATCCGCCTCCCGCACCCCGCCGACGCCCGCGTGGAGGCCAACACCGCTACCGGCGGCGTCTCCAACGCCTTCGAGGACCTGCGGATCACCGGCCAGTGGGCCGCCAAGCGGATCACCGGCACGCTCGGCGCCGGCACCGGGACGCTGCGCGCCACCACCGTCTCCGGCGCCATCGCCCTGCTGCGCCGCCCGGCGGCCGAGGGCCCCGACGCCCCCGCCCCGCTCGCGCTCGACAAGAAGGTGCTCTGA